In Ictalurus furcatus strain D&B chromosome 23, Billie_1.0, whole genome shotgun sequence, a single window of DNA contains:
- the alg2 gene encoding alpha-1,3/1,6-mannosyltransferase ALG2, whose amino-acid sequence MVRVVFLHPDLGIGGAERLVVDAAVALRSRGCSVQIWTAHYDSQHCFSETLSPDLPVVCVGDWLPTSVCGYLHAICAYLRMIYVALYLVFLSGEEYDVVFCDQVSACIPVLRLARHRKKVLFYCHFPDQLLTERRSLLKRLYRAPIDRLEELTTGMADLVVVNSKFTANIFKETFPNLAAIQTDVLYPSLNTSTFDQNVGNLDGLIPEHRRFLFLSINRYERKKNLPLALQALAALRERISTRQWEQVHLVMAGGYDERVAENVQHYAELRSLAASLGLEEHITFLRSFSDHQKVALLSKSTCVLYTPSGEHFGIVPIEAMYMQCPVIAVASGGPLESVADGETGYLCQPTAESFAEAMQRFVVDPELKQHIGKAGRERVLGRFSLQAFTDQLYQYVISLIN is encoded by the exons ATGGTGCGAGTGGTCTTTTTGCACCCTGATTTGGGAATAGGAGGTGCGGAGAGGCTGGTGGTGGATGCAGCTGTAGCCCTGCGTTCCCGTGGATGCAGTGTCCAGATCTGGACAGCACATTATGATTCACAGCACTGCTTCTCAGAAACACTCTCGCCGGACCTGCCCGTGGTGTGTGTTGGCGACTGGTTGCCCACCAGTGTGTGTGGGTACCTCCATGCCATCTGTGCCTACCTGCGCATGATTTATGTAGCTCTCTACCTGGTGTTTCTCAGCGGAGAGGAGTATGATGTCGTTTTCTGTGACCAG GTGTCTGCATGTATTCCTGTCTTGCGTCTGGCGCGCCACAGGAAGAAGGTCCTCTTCTACTGCCACTTCCCCGATCAATTGTTAACGGAGAGGCGTTCTCTTCTCAAGCGTCTCTACCGTGCGCCCATAGACCGTCTGGAGGAGTTGACAACCGGCATGGCCGACCTCGTCGTAGTCAACAGCAAATTCACCGCCAACATCTTCAAGGAGACCTTCCCCAACCTGGCTGCGATCCAAACAGATGTCCTTTACCCCTCTCTGAACACGTCCACTTTCGATCAGAATGTAGGCAACCTTGACGGGCTGATTCCTGAGCACCGGCGCTTCCTTTTTCTCTCAATAAATCGctatgagagaaagaaaaatctgcCGTTAGCATTGCAAGCGCTGGCTGCGCTGAGGGAGCGGATTTCAACTCGCCAATGGGAACAGGTACACCTGGTTATGGCAGGAGGCTATGACGAGCGAGTGGCTGAGAATGTGCAGCACTATGCCGAGCTGCGCTCTCTAGCCGCCTCTCTTGGCCTGGAGGAGCATATCACCTTTCTGCGCTCTTTCTCTGACCACCAGAAGGTGGCACTGCTAAGCAAAAGCACATGTGTCCTTTACACGCCCAGCGGTGAGCACTTTGGAATCGTACCTATTGAGGCCATGTACATGCAATGCCCCGTGATTGCTGTAGCCTCTGGAGGACCTCTGGAGTCTGTGGCAGATGGAGAGACCGGCTACTTGTGCCAGCCCACAGCTGAAAGCTTTGCCGAAGCCATGCAGCGATTTGTGGTTGACCCGGAGCTTAAGCAGCACATAGGGAAGGCAGGAAGGGAAAGGGTGCTAGGGCGCTTTTCTCTGCAAGCTTTCACCGATCAGCTTTACCAATATGTCATCAGTTTGATCAACTAA
- the sec61b gene encoding protein transport protein Sec61 subunit beta, with translation MPGPAASASSVGASGRSPSKTVAPRAAGSTVRQRKATGSGTRSAGRATASAGTGGMWRFYTEDSPGLKVGPVPVLVMSLLFIASVFMLHIWGKYTRS, from the exons ATG CCTGGACCCGCAGCAAGCGCATCTAGCGTCGGCGCCTCTGGCCGTTCCCCCAGTAAGACGGTGGCCCCGAGAGCAGCAGGTTCCACAGTGAGACAGAG GAAAGCGACTGGTAGCGGTACGCGTTCTGCTGGCAGAGCTACAGCGTCAGCGGGTACAGGTGGCATGTGGCGCTTCTACACCGAGGACTCGCCAGGACTGAAAGT tggaCCGGTGCCAGTGCTTGTAATGAGTCTGCTGTTCATCGCCTCGGTCTTCATGCTACACATATGGGGAAAGTACACCCGCTCCTAA